A window from Clostridia bacterium encodes these proteins:
- a CDS encoding type II toxin-antitoxin system Phd/YefM family antitoxin yields MKSIDINTFDQKSRNGGVWTLDDANEADRLIMQALDPGARVEQVLVPTKYIKDGEYLVIVQVTREKSVLIRRYHKRYVEVFTDRRTGQIKIHVEREKMEPIVEDYDFVDERYKTEEEIIEDMVATGYITREEWNRYINPENCKDLPLIKFDVLWEDNIPENIISISEVNQNFSKAAKLVDEEKEIVIMKHNKPRYVILEYDKYIEYMKQLTESRK; encoded by the coding sequence ATGAAATCCATTGATATAAATACTTTTGACCAGAAATCCAGAAACGGAGGAGTATGGACCCTGGATGATGCAAATGAGGCTGATAGACTGATTATGCAGGCATTAGATCCTGGAGCAAGAGTAGAACAGGTTCTAGTTCCAACAAAGTACATTAAAGATGGGGAATACCTGGTTATAGTTCAAGTAACGAGAGAGAAATCTGTCTTGATAAGAAGATATCATAAGAGATATGTAGAGGTCTTTACAGACAGAAGAACCGGTCAAATCAAAATACATGTAGAAAGGGAGAAAATGGAGCCCATAGTAGAAGATTATGACTTCGTTGATGAGAGGTATAAAACTGAAGAAGAGATAATTGAAGATATGGTGGCCACCGGCTATATAACCAGAGAGGAATGGAATAGATATATAAATCCAGAAAACTGCAAAGACTTGCCACTAATAAAATTCGATGTATTATGGGAAGACAATATCCCGGAGAATATAATAAGTATATCCGAGGTTAACCAGAACTTCTCCAAAGCAGCGAAGCTGGTTGATGAAGAAAAAGAAATAGTTATTATGAAACACAACAAGCCGAGATATGTGATTCTGGAATATGATAAATATATTGAGTATATGAAACAGCTTACAGAGAGCCGCAAATAA